A single Chlorocebus sabaeus isolate Y175 chromosome 3, mChlSab1.0.hap1, whole genome shotgun sequence DNA region contains:
- the COMMD6 gene encoding COMM domain-containing protein 6 isoform X1, producing MEASSEPPLDAKSEVTNQLVDFQWKLGMAVSSDTCRSLKYPYVAVMLKVADHSGQVKTKCFEMTIPQFQNFYKQFKEIAAVIETV from the exons ATGGAGGCGTCTAGCGAGCCGCCGCTGGATGCTAAGTCCGAG GTCACCAACCAG CTTGTAGATTTTCAGTGGAAACTGGGTATGGCTGTGAGCTCAGACACTTGCAGATCTCTTAAGTATCCTTATGTTGCAGTGATGCTAAAAGTGGCAGATCATTCAGGCCAAGTAAAGACCAAGTGCTTTGAAATGACAATTCCACAGTTTCAG AATTTCTACAAACAGTTCAAGGAAATTGCTGCAGTTATTGAAACAGTGTGA
- the COMMD6 gene encoding COMM domain-containing protein 6 isoform X2 — translation MAVSSDTCRSLKYPYVAVMLKVADHSGQVKTKCFEMTIPQFQNFYKQFKEIAAVIETV, via the exons ATGGCTGTGAGCTCAGACACTTGCAGATCTCTTAAGTATCCTTATGTTGCAGTGATGCTAAAAGTGGCAGATCATTCAGGCCAAGTAAAGACCAAGTGCTTTGAAATGACAATTCCACAGTTTCAG AATTTCTACAAACAGTTCAAGGAAATTGCTGCAGTTATTGAAACAGTGTGA